In Immundisolibacter sp., the following proteins share a genomic window:
- a CDS encoding IS110 family transposase — protein MKTVTLGIDVSKATLDAALWLGDRSKWHTKAKVDNQPAGVHTLIEWLRTKTALAPSACRVVLEATGVYHEAAAQVFHDAGYEVVIANPKRVRDYAKGRGLLTKNDAVDARLLARYGAEGDELVAWLPPTPEIRTLRALVARLDAVSQDLQREENRLEKAQATDTPGPVRDSLQRSLSALRAERERLLRAIDAHYDQHPPLKQARDQLKTIPGVGDACARRLLCLLKRHRFESARQAAACAGLVPIEYQSGTSVYKRPCLSKQGDPRLRATLYMAAIVASRHNPPLRKAYLDLIGRGKTKMSALGALMRRLVHIAFGILKHQAPFNPALVAKIA, from the coding sequence GTGAAAACGGTAACGCTCGGTATCGATGTGTCTAAAGCCACGCTGGATGCGGCCTTGTGGTTGGGCGATCGGTCCAAGTGGCACACCAAGGCCAAGGTCGACAACCAACCGGCCGGGGTTCATACCCTGATCGAGTGGCTGCGTACCAAAACAGCGCTGGCGCCGTCGGCTTGTCGGGTGGTGCTGGAAGCCACCGGCGTGTATCACGAGGCGGCGGCACAGGTGTTCCATGACGCCGGTTACGAGGTTGTCATCGCCAACCCCAAGCGAGTACGCGACTATGCCAAGGGTCGTGGCCTGCTGACCAAGAACGATGCCGTCGACGCCCGCCTGTTGGCACGCTACGGCGCCGAAGGCGATGAGCTGGTGGCGTGGCTGCCGCCGACGCCGGAAATCCGCACCCTGCGCGCGCTGGTGGCGCGCCTGGATGCGGTGTCGCAGGACCTGCAACGGGAGGAGAACCGCTTGGAGAAGGCGCAGGCAACCGATACGCCCGGCCCGGTGCGGGACTCGCTGCAGCGTTCGCTCAGTGCCTTGCGCGCCGAACGCGAGCGGCTGCTGCGCGCCATCGACGCCCACTACGACCAGCATCCACCGCTCAAGCAGGCGCGCGATCAGCTCAAAACCATTCCCGGCGTGGGTGATGCCTGCGCCCGGCGCCTGCTGTGCCTGCTCAAGCGGCATCGGTTTGAGTCGGCCCGCCAGGCCGCCGCCTGTGCCGGCCTGGTGCCGATCGAATACCAGTCCGGGACCAGCGTCTACAAGCGTCCATGCCTGTCCAAGCAAGGCGATCCGCGCCTGCGCGCCACGCTGTACATGGCCGCCATCGTCGCCTCGCGCCACAACCCACCGCTGCGTAAGGCTTATCTGGACCTGATCGGGCGCGGCAAAACCAAGATGTCGGCCCTGGGCGCCCTGATGCGCCGCCTGGTCCACATCGCCTTTGGCATCCTCAAGCATCAGGCTCCCTTCAACCCCGCCCTGGTGGCAAAAATCGCTTGA
- a CDS encoding restriction endonuclease: MNVPAQRPARIENAFQPIVTMVWKLAFWVIAMLALLTVGKIWLRGRLGKKRRGAAKRTPGTVIDALPRTRNARSAPGADWMSGPPPRPDPTPVPVARPTEWTAAVLQSLEWKRLEELCEGFWKAKGHPARSTGPGSDGGVDVIIADHRNPDRVFAVAQCKAWSKPVGVEPVRALWGAKDHFGAQLAIFYSVSGFSTEASNFAAGKHLKLVSGDELLRQLQTLADAERAALLQHVTRGDYVTPSCPKCDIKMIRKAGRAGRSDFWSCPNFGACRTRPIAVRGAAQQAWSA; the protein is encoded by the coding sequence GTGAATGTGCCGGCCCAGCGACCGGCACGGATTGAAAACGCGTTTCAGCCCATCGTCACCATGGTCTGGAAGCTGGCGTTCTGGGTTATAGCGATGCTGGCGCTCCTCACCGTCGGCAAGATCTGGCTCCGCGGCCGGCTGGGCAAGAAGCGCCGCGGCGCTGCCAAACGAACACCCGGCACGGTCATCGACGCATTGCCGCGGACTCGAAATGCCCGCTCAGCGCCAGGCGCAGATTGGATGTCCGGCCCTCCACCCCGCCCTGACCCCACGCCCGTCCCGGTTGCTCGCCCAACCGAATGGACGGCCGCAGTCTTGCAGTCACTGGAATGGAAGCGCCTCGAGGAACTTTGCGAGGGCTTCTGGAAAGCGAAGGGGCACCCTGCACGCAGCACCGGCCCCGGATCGGATGGCGGCGTGGACGTGATCATCGCCGACCACCGGAACCCGGACCGGGTGTTTGCCGTGGCGCAATGCAAGGCCTGGTCGAAGCCCGTAGGCGTCGAGCCAGTGCGCGCACTGTGGGGGGCCAAGGATCATTTCGGTGCGCAGCTGGCGATTTTCTATTCGGTGTCCGGATTCTCGACGGAGGCCAGCAACTTTGCCGCCGGCAAACACCTGAAGCTGGTATCAGGCGACGAGCTGCTGCGGCAACTGCAGACGCTCGCCGACGCCGAGCGCGCGGCGCTGCTGCAGCACGTCACACGCGGCGATTACGTTACGCCCAGTTGCCCGAAATGCGACATCAAGATGATCCGCAAGGCCGGACGCGCGGGGCGAAGTGATTTCTGGTCCTGCCCGAATTTCGGCGCATGCCGAACGCGGCCTATCGCCGTCCGTGGCGCGGCGCAACAGGCGTGGTCCGCGTAG
- a CDS encoding fatty acid desaturase yields the protein MATHAPAPSETLLREYMRAPRLAIPTALLAVLMLGGMAAVWYLCLSGRMSFWAGALINGLLSYGLFSPIHDGAHRAISRIGWLNETIADVSLLFLFPYAPMVALRWLHNQHHIHANGVEDPDRFEHDAPKWQAPLRWAFFDLWYIWYFFTRGQHLVKKHRKELIAFYSCLTLAVGTLIALGYGYELFMLWFIPTRISLFLIAVVFVILPHHPAMVSHHEDPYLATTMRMGWEWLLTPLLVYQNYHLIHHLYPTVPFYKMHRVWYLRYDEHVRHNVSYQTAFALEPQNIELHRKFHATTGVTGNGSAAPLSPA from the coding sequence ATGGCAACACACGCCCCGGCCCCCAGCGAAACCCTGCTGCGTGAATACATGCGCGCCCCGCGGCTGGCCATACCGACCGCCCTGCTGGCGGTCCTCATGCTGGGCGGCATGGCGGCCGTCTGGTACCTGTGCCTGAGCGGCCGCATGAGCTTCTGGGCCGGCGCGCTGATCAACGGCCTGCTCAGCTACGGCCTGTTCAGCCCGATTCACGACGGCGCCCACCGCGCCATCTCGCGCATCGGCTGGCTGAACGAAACCATCGCCGACGTGTCGCTGCTGTTCCTGTTCCCGTACGCGCCGATGGTGGCGCTGCGCTGGCTGCACAACCAGCACCATATCCACGCAAACGGCGTCGAGGATCCGGACCGCTTCGAGCACGACGCGCCCAAATGGCAGGCACCGCTGCGCTGGGCGTTCTTCGACCTCTGGTACATCTGGTACTTCTTTACCCGCGGTCAGCACCTGGTGAAGAAACACAGGAAGGAACTGATCGCGTTCTACAGCTGCCTGACGCTGGCGGTCGGGACCCTGATCGCGCTCGGCTACGGCTACGAGCTGTTCATGCTGTGGTTCATCCCCACGCGCATCTCGCTGTTCCTGATCGCCGTGGTGTTCGTCATCCTGCCGCACCACCCGGCCATGGTCAGCCATCATGAGGATCCGTATCTGGCCACCACCATGCGCATGGGCTGGGAATGGCTGCTCACGCCGCTGCTGGTGTATCAAAACTACCACCTGATCCATCACCTGTACCCGACGGTGCCGTTCTACAAGATGCACCGCGTGTGGTACCTGCGCTACGACGAGCACGTCCGGCACAACGTCAGCTACCAGACGGCGTTTGCGCTCGAGCCGCAGAACATCGAGCTGCACCGCAAGTTCCATGCAACAACGGGCGTGACCGGTAACGGCTCCGCCGCCCCCCTGTCGCCAGCCTGA
- a CDS encoding TerC family protein, producing MIETIGNGWMWTGFVAFIGVMVAIDMLLLGRQGAHRVSAREAGVWSLVWVALALAFNAALWWWLDGQLGREIANQRALEFLTGYLVEKALAVDNIFVFVLIFGYFAVPAEYQRRVLLYGVLGAIVLRAAMILAGALLIARFHWVLYLFGALLVATGFKMLLFADHAPDLAKNPVLRWLRGHLRVTDDYHGDRFTVRRDGVLWFTPLFLVLVMIEISDLVFAVDSIPAIYAITTDPFIVFTSNMFAILGLRALYFLLADMAQRFHLLKYGVALVLVLIGAKMLLAELYKLPIGVALGLVALILAISVLASLWQARRQQP from the coding sequence ATGATCGAGACGATCGGCAACGGCTGGATGTGGACAGGCTTCGTCGCCTTCATCGGGGTGATGGTGGCCATCGACATGCTGCTGCTCGGCAGGCAGGGGGCGCACCGCGTCAGCGCGCGCGAGGCAGGCGTCTGGTCGCTGGTGTGGGTGGCGCTGGCGCTGGCCTTCAACGCCGCGCTGTGGTGGTGGCTGGACGGGCAGCTGGGGCGGGAGATCGCCAACCAGCGGGCGCTCGAATTCCTGACCGGTTATCTGGTCGAGAAGGCGCTGGCGGTCGACAACATCTTCGTGTTCGTGTTGATCTTCGGCTACTTCGCCGTGCCGGCCGAGTACCAGCGGCGGGTGCTGCTGTACGGCGTGCTGGGCGCGATCGTGTTGCGCGCGGCAATGATCCTGGCCGGCGCGCTGCTGATCGCGCGCTTTCACTGGGTGCTGTACCTGTTCGGCGCGTTGCTGGTGGCCACCGGCTTCAAGATGCTGCTGTTCGCCGACCACGCGCCGGATCTGGCGAAAAACCCGGTGCTGCGCTGGCTGCGCGGGCATTTGCGGGTGACCGACGACTACCACGGCGACCGCTTCACCGTGCGCCGGGACGGCGTGCTGTGGTTCACGCCCTTGTTCCTGGTGCTGGTGATGATCGAGATCAGCGACCTGGTGTTCGCGGTGGACAGCATTCCGGCCATCTATGCCATCACGACCGATCCGTTCATCGTGTTCACGTCGAACATGTTCGCCATCCTCGGCCTGCGAGCGCTGTACTTTCTGCTCGCCGACATGGCGCAGCGCTTTCACCTGCTCAAGTACGGCGTGGCGCTGGTGCTGGTGCTGATCGGCGCCAAGATGCTGCTGGCCGAGCTGTACAAGCTGCCGATCGGCGTGGCGCTGGGGCTGGTGGCGCTGATTCTGGCCATCAGCGTGCTGGCGAGCCTGTGGCAGGCGCGCCGTCAGCAACCGTAG
- the htpX gene encoding protease HtpX yields the protein MKRVGLFLLTNLAVLAVLAVTSRLLGVDRFLTQNGLDLPALFGFAAVFGMGGALISLALSRWMAVRSTGARVIGQPADATERWLLDTVARQAQMAGLPMPQVAIFDSPQPNAFATGPSRARSLVAVSSGLLEQMDRRQVEAVLAHEISHIANGDMVTLTLIQGVVNTFVIALARIVGYAVDRALAGGQEREAPGPGFWITSLVCELLLGILATMVVMAFSRRREFRADAGGARLAGRGAMIAALERLRAVHEPQALPASLNAFGILGGKALARLFMSHPPLEERIAALRAAL from the coding sequence ATGAAACGTGTCGGTTTGTTCCTGCTTACCAACCTCGCCGTGTTGGCGGTGCTGGCGGTGACCAGCCGCCTGCTCGGCGTGGATCGGTTCCTCACCCAAAACGGCCTCGACCTGCCGGCGCTGTTCGGATTTGCCGCCGTGTTCGGCATGGGCGGGGCGCTGATTTCCCTTGCCCTGTCGCGCTGGATGGCGGTGCGCAGCACCGGCGCGCGGGTGATCGGCCAGCCGGCCGACGCCACCGAGCGCTGGCTGCTCGATACCGTGGCGCGGCAAGCGCAAATGGCCGGCCTGCCGATGCCGCAGGTGGCGATCTTTGACTCGCCGCAGCCGAACGCCTTTGCCACCGGCCCCAGCCGCGCGCGCTCGCTGGTGGCGGTATCCAGCGGCCTGCTCGAACAGATGGACCGGCGCCAGGTCGAGGCGGTGCTGGCGCACGAGATCAGCCATATCGCCAATGGCGACATGGTGACCCTGACGCTGATCCAGGGCGTGGTCAACACCTTCGTGATCGCGCTGGCGCGCATCGTCGGCTACGCCGTCGACCGGGCGCTGGCCGGCGGGCAGGAGCGCGAGGCGCCCGGTCCCGGCTTCTGGATCACCAGTCTGGTGTGCGAGCTGCTGCTGGGCATCCTGGCCACGATGGTGGTGATGGCCTTCAGCCGCCGGCGAGAATTTCGCGCCGATGCCGGCGGCGCGCGGCTGGCCGGGCGTGGCGCCATGATCGCCGCGCTGGAGCGCCTGCGCGCCGTGCACGAGCCACAGGCGCTGCCGGCCTCGCTGAACGCCTTCGGCATCCTGGGCGGCAAGGCGCTGGCGCGATTGTTCATGTCCCACCCGCCGCTCGAAGAGCGCATCGCGGCGCTGCGCGCAGCCCTCTGA
- a CDS encoding lysozyme inhibitor LprI family protein, translating into MSYRNIGLMFVVAGSVAFGWADSSEMTCVEGGNQLQLNFCAGDDFKKADGEMNALYKEQINYLKDPAKTRLKQSQRAWIAFRDKACLYESGPQEESGSIWPMEMSRCLWQHTKQRIEDLKSYVACRENGCPY; encoded by the coding sequence ATGTCGTACAGAAATATCGGCTTGATGTTTGTCGTGGCCGGCTCTGTAGCTTTCGGCTGGGCTGATTCGTCCGAAATGACGTGCGTCGAGGGTGGCAATCAACTGCAGTTGAATTTTTGCGCGGGTGATGACTTCAAGAAGGCTGACGGAGAAATGAATGCCCTGTACAAGGAACAGATCAATTATCTCAAAGATCCCGCCAAAACCCGGCTGAAACAATCTCAACGGGCGTGGATTGCCTTCAGGGACAAGGCGTGCCTTTATGAATCGGGTCCTCAAGAGGAATCTGGCTCAATATGGCCAATGGAAATGAGTAGGTGTCTTTGGCAGCACACCAAGCAACGCATTGAGGATCTGAAATCTTACGTTGCATGCAGAGAAAATGGCTGCCCCTATTAA
- a CDS encoding zf-TFIIB domain-containing protein, translating to MQCPNCQLDLQMTERHGIEIDYCPRCRGVWLDRGELDKIIERAGANEGRPRAAPRQAPPEHDLRPGDDDYRGRDHRHPKSRKRSLLGELFDFD from the coding sequence ATGCAATGCCCAAACTGCCAGCTCGACCTGCAGATGACCGAGCGCCACGGCATCGAGATCGATTATTGCCCGCGCTGCCGCGGCGTGTGGCTGGACCGCGGCGAACTGGACAAGATCATCGAACGCGCCGGCGCCAATGAGGGCCGTCCGCGAGCGGCGCCCCGGCAGGCGCCGCCTGAGCACGATCTTCGTCCCGGTGATGACGACTATCGCGGTCGCGATCATCGCCATCCGAAATCGCGCAAGCGCAGCCTGCTCGGCGAGCTGTTCGACTTCGACTGA
- a CDS encoding ABC transporter ATP-binding protein → MSHLLELRELRTQFSTPTGPLVAVDGVTLSLDAGQTLVLLGESGCGKSVTALSILRLLPPSARQVGGEVWLDGTNLSALPEAAMRAVRGRRIGMIFQEPMTSLNPVMRIGAQIAEVITQHLGGSRRAVRARGVELLAATGMADPARRYDEFPHQLSGGMKQRAMIAMALACDPQLLIADEPTTALDVTTQAQILDLLQGLQRARGMGLLLVTHDLGVAARMADQVAVMQAGRVVEQAPRERFFSAPQHPYSQALFAALPDFSRRGQSLTGARQDGAVPATADAAGETVLEVRDLKVHFPIRRGLLQRQAGAVRAVDGVSLSLARGRTLAVVGESGCGKTTLARAILRLQDISAGSVHFEGTDLASLPPRRLRPLRRYFQIVFQDPYGSLNPRLRVADIVREGLDALGIGQRAWREQRVAELLARVGLPTNAADRYPHEFSGGQRQRISIARALAVQPRLLVCDEPTSALDLSIQAQILDLLQELKAELGLSYLLITHNLGVVEYLADEVAVMYLGRIVEHGPVAGVLQSPQHPYTRALLAAVPRVAVDAVTEPHVAAGDPPSPAAPPAGCHYHPRCPLATDLCRQTYPPTVTLAGGLRVACHHLDQRQ, encoded by the coding sequence ATGTCCCACCTGCTCGAACTGCGCGAACTGCGCACGCAGTTTTCGACCCCGACCGGGCCGCTGGTCGCCGTCGATGGCGTCACGCTGAGCCTGGATGCCGGCCAGACGCTGGTGCTGCTGGGCGAATCCGGCTGCGGCAAGTCGGTCACGGCGCTGTCCATCCTGCGCCTGCTGCCGCCCAGCGCCCGCCAGGTCGGCGGCGAAGTGTGGCTGGACGGCACGAACCTGAGCGCCCTGCCGGAGGCGGCCATGCGCGCCGTGCGCGGCCGGCGCATCGGCATGATCTTTCAGGAGCCGATGACCAGCCTCAATCCGGTCATGCGCATTGGCGCACAGATCGCCGAGGTCATCACCCAGCACCTGGGCGGCAGCCGGCGCGCCGTGCGTGCGCGCGGTGTGGAGTTGCTGGCCGCCACCGGCATGGCCGACCCGGCGCGCCGCTACGACGAGTTCCCGCACCAGTTGTCGGGCGGCATGAAACAGCGCGCCATGATCGCCATGGCGCTGGCCTGCGACCCGCAGCTGCTGATCGCCGACGAGCCCACCACGGCGCTGGACGTCACCACCCAGGCGCAGATCCTGGACCTGCTGCAGGGCCTGCAACGCGCGCGCGGCATGGGCCTGCTGCTGGTCACGCATGATCTTGGCGTGGCCGCGCGCATGGCCGACCAGGTCGCCGTGATGCAGGCCGGGCGGGTGGTGGAACAGGCGCCGCGGGAGCGGTTCTTCAGCGCTCCCCAGCATCCCTACTCGCAGGCGCTGTTCGCCGCGCTGCCGGACTTCTCGCGCCGCGGCCAGTCGCTGACCGGAGCGCGGCAGGATGGCGCCGTGCCGGCAACGGCGGACGCGGCCGGCGAAACCGTGCTCGAAGTGCGCGACCTGAAGGTGCATTTCCCGATCCGCCGCGGCCTGCTGCAACGCCAGGCCGGCGCCGTGCGGGCCGTGGACGGCGTGTCGCTCAGCCTCGCCCGCGGCCGCACACTGGCCGTGGTCGGCGAGTCCGGCTGCGGCAAGACCACGCTCGCCCGCGCCATCCTGCGCCTGCAGGACATCAGCGCCGGCAGCGTGCATTTCGAGGGCACCGATCTGGCCAGCCTGCCGCCGCGGCGGCTGCGACCCCTGCGCCGTTATTTTCAGATCGTGTTCCAGGACCCCTACGGCTCGCTGAACCCACGCCTGCGCGTGGCGGACATCGTGCGCGAGGGCCTGGATGCGCTCGGCATCGGGCAGCGCGCCTGGCGCGAACAACGGGTGGCGGAATTGCTGGCCCGCGTCGGCCTGCCCACCAACGCCGCCGACCGCTACCCGCACGAGTTCTCCGGCGGCCAGCGCCAGCGCATCAGCATCGCCCGCGCGCTGGCCGTGCAGCCGCGCCTGCTGGTGTGCGACGAGCCCACCAGCGCGCTGGACCTGTCCATCCAGGCGCAGATCCTGGACCTGCTGCAGGAACTGAAGGCCGAGCTTGGCCTCAGCTACCTGCTGATCACGCACAACCTGGGCGTGGTCGAGTACCTGGCCGATGAAGTGGCGGTGATGTACCTGGGCAGGATCGTCGAACACGGCCCGGTGGCCGGCGTGCTGCAATCGCCACAACACCCCTACACGCGCGCCCTGCTGGCGGCCGTGCCGCGCGTGGCGGTGGATGCCGTTACAGAGCCACACGTAGCGGCCGGCGATCCGCCCTCGCCCGCGGCACCGCCGGCCGGCTGCCACTACCACCCGCGCTGCCCGCTGGCCACCGACCTGTGCCGCCAGACCTATCCGCCCACGGTGACACTGGCCGGCGGGCTGCGGGTGGCCTGCCATCACCTCGACCAGCGCCAGTAG
- the nhaR gene encoding transcriptional activator NhaR, giving the protein MRGLNYNHLYYFWTVAREGSVIGAAKVLFLTPQTITGQLRALERTLGGRLFAPAGRGIALTELGHLAFGYAQEIFRLGSEMQAAVAGRSIDRPLPFRVGVVDVLSKVIVQRLLAPALALDRPVQLACREGPLEDLVAELALHRLDLVLADTALAANLELRAFSHLLGECGISFFAAPGLRERHPGRFPDLLREAPLLLPAPRGALRGAIDHWLDRHDIRPLIAGEFDDASLMKSFGQAGVGVFTGPSAVADDIVRQYGVVLIGATDEVRERFYAISTERRLRHPAVRVVTEGARSSLFLSGNAEKPYP; this is encoded by the coding sequence ATGCGCGGCCTCAACTACAACCACCTGTACTACTTCTGGACCGTGGCGCGCGAGGGCAGCGTCATTGGCGCGGCCAAGGTGCTGTTCCTGACGCCTCAGACCATCACCGGCCAGTTGCGCGCGCTGGAGCGCACGCTGGGTGGACGGCTGTTCGCCCCGGCCGGGCGGGGCATTGCGCTCACCGAGCTCGGGCACCTGGCGTTCGGCTACGCGCAGGAAATCTTTCGGCTGGGCTCGGAAATGCAGGCCGCCGTCGCCGGACGCAGCATCGACCGGCCGTTGCCGTTTCGCGTGGGCGTCGTGGATGTGCTGTCGAAGGTCATCGTGCAGCGCCTGCTGGCGCCGGCCCTCGCCCTGGACCGCCCGGTGCAGCTGGCCTGCCGGGAAGGCCCGCTCGAGGATCTGGTGGCGGAACTGGCGCTGCACAGGCTCGACCTGGTGCTGGCGGACACGGCACTGGCGGCCAATCTGGAGCTGCGCGCCTTCAGCCACCTGCTGGGCGAGTGTGGGATCAGCTTCTTCGCCGCGCCGGGCCTGCGCGAGCGGCATCCGGGGCGGTTTCCGGACCTGCTGCGCGAAGCGCCGCTGCTGCTGCCGGCACCCCGCGGGGCGCTGCGCGGCGCCATCGACCACTGGCTGGACCGCCATGACATCCGTCCGCTGATCGCCGGCGAGTTCGACGATGCCAGCCTGATGAAGTCCTTCGGCCAGGCCGGCGTGGGCGTGTTCACCGGTCCGAGCGCGGTGGCGGACGACATCGTGCGCCAGTACGGCGTGGTCCTGATCGGCGCCACGGACGAAGTACGCGAGCGCTTCTACGCCATCTCGACCGAGCGGCGACTGCGCCACCCGGCGGTCCGAGTGGTCACCGAAGGCGCGCGCAGTTCGCTGTTTCTTTCCGGCAACGCCGAAAAACCGTATCCATGA
- a CDS encoding ABC transporter permease, whose amino-acid sequence MTWPVQPVLLTTDLLLWLIVAAATALLWRARYTPRLAAAFRQLARRPMAMASLVFLAPYVAVALLDSVHFRPPLADTPGAYSPVVESVLDRLLMPLRERGEKTYSAPLALYSYARETVTADDGSVQRVFPRLEHGGAHLADVSARRGDIARRLWPALVAGLAVGAALTALVCWRVARRARLPWRVAARHLLRGDTDVAWRSALLTATLLAITVAAVAALATAYHVLGTDKVGQDVLYLSLKSIRTGVIIGSGSLLLALPLAVLLGTAAGYFGGRVDDLVQYLYATLNAIPGVLLIAAAVLTLDLYMDQHVAAFADVQQRADLRLTALCLILGATGWIGLCRLLRGEALKLRELEYVQSARALGQTQWRIIARHLWPNLTHLVLLTAVIDFSGLVLAEAVLSYVGVGVDPGTVSWGNMINTARLELAREPAVWWSLAAAFTFMLGLVLPANLLADALRDALDPRQGGKH is encoded by the coding sequence ATGACCTGGCCAGTGCAGCCGGTGCTGCTGACCACCGATCTGCTGCTGTGGCTGATCGTGGCCGCCGCGACCGCACTGCTGTGGCGGGCCCGCTACACGCCGCGCCTGGCGGCGGCCTTCAGGCAGCTCGCGCGCCGACCAATGGCGATGGCCTCGCTGGTGTTTCTGGCGCCCTATGTGGCGGTGGCCCTGCTCGATTCGGTGCATTTTCGGCCGCCGCTGGCGGACACGCCCGGCGCCTACAGCCCGGTGGTGGAATCCGTTCTGGACCGGCTGCTCATGCCGCTGCGCGAGCGCGGCGAGAAGACCTACTCGGCACCGCTGGCCCTCTACAGCTACGCCCGCGAGACGGTCACCGCAGACGACGGCAGCGTGCAGCGGGTGTTTCCGCGCCTCGAGCACGGCGGGGCGCATCTGGCCGATGTCAGCGCCCGCCGTGGCGACATCGCCCGGCGACTGTGGCCAGCGCTGGTCGCGGGCCTGGCGGTTGGCGCGGCGCTGACGGCGCTGGTCTGCTGGCGCGTGGCGCGCCGCGCGCGGCTGCCGTGGCGCGTGGCCGCCCGCCACCTGCTGCGGGGCGATACCGATGTGGCCTGGCGCAGCGCGCTGCTCACAGCCACGCTGCTTGCCATCACGGTCGCCGCCGTGGCCGCGCTGGCAACCGCCTACCACGTGCTGGGCACCGACAAGGTCGGTCAGGACGTGCTGTACCTGAGCCTCAAAAGCATCCGCACCGGCGTCATCATCGGTAGCGGCAGCCTGCTGCTGGCGCTGCCGCTGGCGGTGCTGCTGGGCACCGCGGCCGGTTACTTCGGCGGGCGCGTGGACGATCTGGTGCAGTACCTGTATGCGACGCTGAACGCCATCCCCGGCGTGCTGCTGATCGCCGCCGCGGTGCTGACGCTGGACCTGTACATGGACCAGCACGTGGCGGCCTTCGCCGACGTGCAGCAGCGGGCCGACCTGCGCCTGACGGCGCTGTGCCTGATCCTGGGCGCCACCGGCTGGATTGGCCTGTGCCGACTGCTGCGCGGCGAGGCGCTCAAGCTGCGTGAGCTCGAATACGTGCAGTCGGCGCGCGCCCTGGGACAGACGCAGTGGCGCATCATCGCCCGCCACCTGTGGCCCAACCTCACGCATCTGGTCTTGCTTACCGCGGTCATCGACTTCAGCGGCCTGGTGCTGGCCGAGGCCGTACTGTCCTACGTCGGCGTCGGCGTGGATCCGGGCACCGTGTCGTGGGGCAACATGATCAACACCGCCCGCCTGGAGCTGGCCCGCGAGCCGGCCGTGTGGTGGTCGCTGGCGGCGGCCTTCACCTTCATGCTCGGCCTGGTGCTGCCGGCCAACCTGCTGGCCGATGCCCTGCGCGACGCGCTCGATCCACGCCAGGGCGGTAAGCACTGA